The sequence below is a genomic window from Aphanothece sacrum FPU1.
AAATTACCAAATTATAGAAGATTATGGTATTAAATCTTTAGCAATTTTTGGATCAGTTGTTAGAAACGAGGCAACTGTTAATAGTGATGTTGATATTTTAGTAGAGTTTACGGAAAAAGTTACATTTGATCGCTATATGGATTTAAAATTTTATTTAGAAGATTGTTTAGGTACTAAAGTAGATTTAGTAACTCACAATATGCTAAAGTCTCCAATTCGTCAAACCGTTAAACAAGAAGCGATTTATGTCTCGTAGTATTCGGTTATATTTAGAGGATATTATTATTAGTGGTAATAAAGTTTTGCGTTATACTCAAGATATCAACTTTGAGGCATTTATGAATTATGCTCCCATATTCCCTTAAATTACCCCCTCAATTACAACAAGAAGCAGAAAAATATGCTACTGATCAAGGCATAACATTAGATAATCTAATTATTTGGGCAATTGCAGAAAAAATTGGCAGTTTAAAGCAAAAATTAGATGATCCTAATTTTCCAGATATTGTCTATTGTCGTAATATAGAAGGTGAAATGATTCCTAAATTACGAGGCACAAATATACAAGTAAAAACTTTAGTTATTGCTATACAAAATTGGAGATTAACACCTAAACAAGTTGCTGATGAATATGGAATAAATGAAGAACAAGTTATTAACATAATGGCATTTTATGAAAGTCATCGTCAAGAAATTGATGCTGTGATCGCTACTGATAAAATTATTGAATCTATCTATAATGACTAAGTTAAAGTTACATTTAGATGCTGACACTTCTATTAAAGCTTTACAGTTTACAAAAATTTGTGCTAGAATAACATAGTATGTTAGTCTAATAGCTAATTCATCGAGGAAACAAAAAATGGATACTAAAACCTATGATGATATATTTAGTGCAGCATTAGCCTTATCACCTAGTTCAAAAGTAATGTTAGCTGAACATTTACTGAAAAGTTTAGATAATGAAAATCAAGAAGAAATTGATAAAGCTTGGGTAGAAGAAGCAGAAAAAAGAATAGAAGAAATAGAAAAAGGTGAAATTCAAATGATCAGTAAAGAACAAGTATTTAAAGAACTTAATTTAAAAAGACAATCATGATTTTTGAATTTCATCCCAAAGCAAAGCAGGAATTAGAAGAAGCAGTTAGTTATTATGATAGTATTAGTCAAGTATTAGGAGGTCAGTTTATCTTAGAAATCCAACGAACTTTAGATCGTATTGAAAAATTTCCTCAAGCTTGGCCTCAACTATCAAAAAATACTCGGAGATGTCGAGTTGTTGCTTTTCCCTACGGTATTGTATATCAACTTAAAGAAAAAGAAATTTTTGTTATTGCTGTTATGAACCTTCACCGAAAACCTAACTATTGGACTGATAGGAAATAATAGTATTGTAGGTTGGGTTGAGGAACGAAACCCAACAAATAGGTATAAAATCGGATTTAACAGTGTTAAATCCCTACAAAATATCATAATTACTGTAGGGGCATAATACCATTATGCCCTGTGATTATTGTTAGGTTAATTTGACAAAAATCACAATCAGGGGAATGAGTTTTAACAGTGTTAAATACCTACAAATTATGATAATTACTGTAGGGGCATAATACCATTATGCCCTGTTCTTATTGTTAGATTAACTTGACACAATTATTGTTGTTTAGGTTTCTTAAGCCATTTGAAAGAATTACAAATCAACCGACGAAAATGGTAAAGATAAGCAGATGTAAACACCCAACTAATGGATAAGATGGTCACTTGCGTATCTGATAATTCTGAATTTTGATAAGACGATGAAAAAACATGAGGATCCAATGAAAAAAGTATAAGTACACCCATTAAGACAGCAAAAATTGAGACAAACCAACCCCAAATACCCTCGCCTAAACTTCGATAGTTTGGCATCCATGAGGGCAATTTAGGGTTAGGATTACTCCAAAGTAATTGATAAATATGGGCTAATAAAAACACTGGAAATAGTAGACCTAAAAAACACGCCCAAAGGATAATTGGCAAATTCAATAATATTTTGTCTTTAGAATTTCCTATCATTGCTAAAATTGCCACTCCACTAATGACTCCAATAATTCTTAATAAAAAAATAATTAAACAAAAAGATAATAAGAGAATTATAGTTTTAAGCCAACAATGAGGATAAGGAAACCAGACTGGATAGTAATTTTTATTGGTGGCTTTTTGCTTTTGACTGTTGGGTTTTGACTGTTGGTTATCAATGTTGGAATTCATTTTGATGATCATCATCCCTACGGAATGAACTAAAGTCTCATTTCTAGTATTCCCGTAGTCGTACTAAAACTAACAAGTCTAAAAAATAACTTCTGGAAAGCGATCACATCCCAACCCCCGACAGATTAACCAAGGATCAGGGATAATTGATAATAGAGTCCCAATATAACGGAGATTAAACCATGTCTGATGATGATTTAAAGAAATTGATTGAATCAAACGCCCGTGCAATTGAAGCATTAACTGACAATTTTGCCTCATTCCAAAAAGAATGGCAAAAAGACAGGGAGGAGTGGCAAAAAGATAGAAGGGGTATCTATCAGCTATTAGGACAATTAACCCGTTCTATGTCAGATTTTTATGAAGTACAATCAGATTTTTACCGACGCTTTGATCAGATAGATGAAAGACAAGCTAGGATGACTGAGATCCTCGATCGCTTATCCCCTCCCGAAAACAAGCAATAAATCAGTTCTCCTTACCTCATTACCCCATCACCCCCTCACCCCCTCACCTTCCGACACATTACCCAACAATCAGGGATAATTAATCAAGAAAATAGCAGTGGAGTAGACATTCGTGGAGTCCCAATATAACGCAGCAGCGATCGAACAAAAATGGCAAGAAGACTGGGTTAAACAAGGGTTAGACAAAACCCCAGAAAACAGCGATAAACCCAAATTTTACGCCTTATCCATGTTTCCCTACCCTTCAGGAAACCTACACATGGGTCATGTTCGCAACTATGTCATTACTGATGTTATCGCCCGTCTCAAGCGTCTGCAAGGGTATCGCGTCTTACATCCGATGGGTTGGGATGCGTTTGGACTTCCTGCCGAAAATGCTGCCATCGATCGCGGTATTCCCCCCGCAGAATGGACGTATAAAAATATTGCCCAAATGAAACAACAACTACAAACATTGGGACTGTCTATTGACTGGGATCGAGAAGTGGCCACCTGTTCCCCAGACTATTACAAATGGACACAATGGCTATTTTTACAATTTTATCAAGCAGGGTTAGCTTATCAAAAAGAAGCGGCTGTTAACTGGGACCCCATCGATCAAACCGTCTTAGCGAATGAACAAGTAGACAGTGAGGGTTATTCCTGGCGATCGGGTGCTAAAGTAGAACGGAAACTATTGCGTCAGTGGTTCTTTAAAATTACTGATTATGCAGAACAATTATTAAACGACCTCGATAAATTACCAGGATGGCCCGACCGTGTTAAATTAATGCAGGAAAACTGGATCGGTAAGTCTGTCGGTGCATATTTGGAATTTCCCATCAAAGGGAGTGAGGAGAAGATTGCCGTCTTTACCACCCGTCCTGATACGGTTTATGGCGTAACTTACGTCGTTTTAGCCCCAGAACATCCTTTAACCCCTAAAGTTACCACTGCTAAGCAACAAAAAGCAGTAGACGCATTCATCAAAGAAGTAGCAAGCGAAAGCGAAATAGAACGAACCGCAGAGGATAAACCTAAACGGGGTATCTTAACCGGAGGAACTGCCATAAATCCCTTTAATGGTCAAGAAATCCCCATTTTAATCGCTGATTATGTCCTTTATGAATATGGTACAGGTGCAGTGATGGGAGTTCCGGCCCATGATACCCGTGATTTTAAGTTTGCAAATAAGAACAAACTTACTATTAAAGTGGTTATTGTTCCTGAAGACAGCAAAGAAACCAACCCCAAATTAACCGAAGCGTATACAGAACCAGGAATTATGGTTAATTCCGGTAAATTTGATGGAATGAAGTCTACAGAGAGCAAAACCGCCATTATTGAGTATGCAGAAAAAGAGGGTTACGGTAAAGCTAGAATACAGTACCGTTTGCGAGATTGGTTGATTTCTCGTCAGCGTTATTGGGGTTGTCCCATTCCTGTGGTTCATTGTCCTAGTTGCGGTAGCATTGCGGTTCCTGATGCAGATTTACCCGTTAAATTGCCCGAAAATGTCGAATTTACGGGACGGGGGACTTCTCCTTTGGCAAAATTGGAAGATTGGATCAATGTTTCTTGTCCTAGTTGTGGGGAACCTGCAAAGCGTGAAACCGATACAATGGACACATTTATTGATTCATCTTGGTATTATTTAAGATATACGGATGCAGTCAATGATCAAGAAGCTTTTAAGTTAGAAAAAGCCAATGATTGGATGGGTGTAGATCAATATGTTGGTGGTATTGAACACGCTATTTTACACCTGTTATATTCCCGCTTTTTTACTAAAGTATTGCGAGACAGAGGTTTAGTAAATGTAGATGAACCTTTTAAACGTCTTTTGACACAGGGAATGGTACAAGCTTTAACTTACAAAAATCCGCAAACAGGTAAATATGTCCCCTTGGAAAATGTCGTCTATAAAGATGATAATTACCGTGATCGTGAAACAGGAGAAATTTTATCTTTCTTCTTTGAGAAGATGTCTAAATCTAAATATAATGGGGTCGATCCACAACAAGTTTTAGGCAAATATGGGGCAGATACAGCGCGAATGTTTATTTTATTTACTGCACCTCCTGAGAAAGATTTAGAATGGAATGATGCGGGAGTAGAAGGACAATTTCGCTTTTTAAATCGGGTATGGCGATTAGTAGTTGAATATGGAGAAAACAAACATCATAAAGTCAAGAAAAACCCTGAGTTAACTAAAGTTGAAAAAGACTTAAGATGGGCGATACATACTGCTATTAAAGAGATATCCGAAGACTTAGAAGGAGACTATCAATTTAATACCGCAGTTTCGGAGTTAATGAAGTTAAGTAATGCCCTAAATGATGCTAAATCTTTTGATTCTGCGGTCTATCAAGAAGGGATAGAAACCTTATTAATTTTATTGTCACCTTTTGCCCCTCATATTGCTGAGGAATTATGGCATAATTTGGGATATAAAAAGTCGATTCATTTAGCAAGTTGGCCACAGCTTGATCCTGATGCTTTGGTAGTAGATGAAATTACCTTAGTTATTCAAATTATGGGTAAGACAAGAGGAACTATTCAAGTATCAGCAAGTGCGACTAAAGATGAGTTAGAAAAGTTAGCCCGTGAGTCAGAAGTAGGTAAGCGTTATTTAGAGGATGCAGAGGTTAAAAAGGTGATTGTTGTCCCTGGAAAATTAGTTAATTTTGTCGTTGGTAAATAACTCCGTAGGGTGGGCAATGCCCACCTTTCGCTTTGAAGGTATATAATAAAATAGTCATTCGTGGGATAGTTCAATTCCCTAATGCCATGTCATTTGACTACAGACTATTAGGTAAAAAACTACGAGAAGCAAGAGAAAGCTTATTAATTGAGCCTTCTGAAGTTGCTGGTATCTTAAAAATCAGTAAAAATGAATATATAAAGTTAGAAAATGGAGAAAAACAAGCAACAGGCGATCAAATTTTAAGATTAGCTACATTATATCAAAGAGATTTTAGATATTTTATTACAGGAGATTATCCGTCAGCAGAGTCTCAAATTCAAGAACTTTTTCGCTTAAACTCATCTTTATCAAAAAATGATAGACTTGCTATTCAAGAATTTATTAGATTTTGTGAATATGAATACTTTTTGGAAGGTCTAATATCACAAAAAGTAAGTGAAGAATTACCAGATTATAGTAACATAATTCACCATAATTATTATCAACAGCAAGGTCAAGAAGGAGCTTATTTAGAAAGAAAAAGATTGCAGATTGGAAATTCTCCTATTACTGACATTTTTCAACTAATAAGACAACAAGGTGTTCATGTTTTTAAACGTAAATTAGAAGATCAAAATATTTCTGGTTTATATATTAAACATCCTGAAGCTGGACACTGTATTTTAATTAATTACATCGATGATTTATATCGTCAAAATTTTTCCGCTGCTCATGAATATTGTCATGCTTTATTTGATTCTTCATTAGAACAAGAAATGACTTATTTCAAAACGAACAATAATAATCATAAAGAAAGAGAATGGAGAGCAAATAGTTTTGCTGGTTATTTTTTAGTTCCAGAAAAAGCTATACATAAATACTATAGACTTCAAAATAATTATGGAGAATGGCTTACTTTAATTAAACAAATGTGTTCAGATTTTTCAGTCAGTTCAAAAGTTGTTATTATCAGACTGCATGATATCAAATGGATTGATGCAGAACTCAAACATAGGTTATATAATGATCAAAGATTAATTATTAAAAAAACAGATAAATTTGATCCAGAAATTTCTGATGATTTATCTATAGGTTCAAAAGAAAGAATTATGAAACTTATTCATAAAGGATTATCTTGGTATTTTATTGAACTAGCAACTGAAGCTTATCGTAAAAATGACATAACCTATCAGAAACTCTTAGAAATGCTCAATTTACCAATAGAAGAAGGAAATGAATTACTAAGTGATTTAAGAGTATTTATGGAGGCGACTAAGTAGTGGATAAATTGGTCGTTATTGATTCTTGTGCGATTATTCATTTTATGTATGCTGAATGTTGGAATCTACTCAAACAATTAAAATATTCCGTAATAACTACTGATTCCATACAAGAAGAATTTGAATTAGGACTTAATAAAGGACACGAAAATAGTTATAATTTTTTTATGTCACTCATAGATAGCAAAGACATTATACTTTATCCTTTAGAAATTAATGATTTAATTATCATGGCAAATATTCCAGAATCTAGAAAAGCTAGTAAAGGAGAATTATCTTGTTTTGCTATAGCTTATCGTCTAGGATGTAAAGTGATGACCGATGATGCAAAAGCAGTAAAATATGTTAAAAGACATTTAACAATAGAATCTGATAAAATTATTAGTATTATAGATATTGCTTTAGAAGCTTACATAAACTATCTAATTACGGATCAAGATTTAATAAATATACAAACAAAACTCGAAAGAAATAACTATAAACTAAAAATAGATTTAATTAGCGAAGGTCCAAGACGAAGATTATTGAATGGAAACTTTAATACATAATTCATAACATTTTTTCTTCTCTAGTATAAATATTTTCTCTATTAATCGCTTCATCTGATAAAGGTTATTCACATAAACAGAACGATTAATAAACTTATTTAACTTTTCTTCCCAAGCTTCATATTCTAAAGCTTCTGATTTATAATTATCTTTATTATAGTATAGGATCTCCTAATTATTTATCCGTTAATAAAGAAAAATTATGAATACTGACATTGCTTTATGGAAAGTTCTGATTAATATGCCAGAATCTCTTAAAACTGAACTTTTACACTATGCTGAATATTTACTATAAAAGTACCCAAATATTAAAAAACCAAGTGAAGAAATAGAAAATGATCATGGTTATAGTAGTTGGAAAGGACAAATTATTATGTCTGATGATTTTGATGAACCATTAGAAGATTTACAGGAATATATGTAACATGAAATTTCTTCTAGATACTCATACCTTTCTTTGGTATTTACTTGGTGATTCTCAGCTAAGTATGGTAATATTTATGCAGAATTAAGAAGTTGGTCACGTCAAAAAAGATTAGGTAAAGCATTTATTACCCCAGGAATTATCTTTTCTGAAACCGATGCAGTGATTCCTGATGTAATTTGGGTTAGTAATGAAAAGCTTACTAAATTTACAGATAATTCCGGTCATCTTACAGTGGCCCCAGAATTAATAATAGAAGTTTTATCAACTTCTGAAAAAGATATCAAAAGAGATCGCCAAACTAAGTTAAAATTGTATTCAATTCAAGGAGTTTATGAATATTGGATTATTGACCGTCAGCAACAATTAATAGAAGTTTATCGCCGTGATCAGGGAATTTTAATAAAAGTGATGACTTTGTATGGTTCAGACCAATTAACTAGCCCCTTATTACCCGATTTTAACTGTCAGATTGTAGACTTATTTTAGATTATAATTTCGCGCAAAGACGCAAAGAGGGAGCAAAGATGTTACGAGATTTAACAATTAAAAATTATCGCTGTTTTGAAGATTTTTCTGTTAATGGTTTAGCACAAGTTAATTTAATTGTTGGTAATAATAACAATGGTAAAACTACTTTTTTAGAAGCGATTTATCTTTTAACTAATCAACAAACAAGCAAAAATATAGAACAAGCTTTTGCTGATATTTTTCAAAGTAGAAATGAATTTATTAACGTTATTGAAGAAGAGACTGTTAATAGTGGTATATTTGTCAAGAAGAAAAGTTTATCCATTAATTACTTAACAGATTATTTATTTTATAATTTTGATCGGAATAATCAAATTTCTATTTACAGTAAAGAAGAAAATCCAAAGGTAGTTAATATTGTTTCAAATAATGGTAGTTTTTATTTTTATTTGATTTATAATAAACAAGAAAACACAGATATTTACGGTGAATTTATTGGCATTTTTAATAATAAAACTGGAGAAGTTAAGTTTAGACCTCTTGCCCTCGAACTTGATGAAAATCCTGAGTTGTCAAACTACCTAGAATCATCTTTAATTAAAAGAGATTTACCAATAAAAAATGATAACAAATCTCAATCAGTCAGTCTTTCTCAATTAGTTTCAACTAGACAAAAAAGCCATGAAGAAGTAGCAAAATTATGGGATCAAATCAGCATGACTCTGAAAGAAAAAAGAATAATAGAAGCATTAAATATAATTCATCCTGACATAGAACGTATAGGATTTACTGTTAGTCAAGGAATTAATCAAATTCGCTTAAAACTTAAAGATCAAGATCAGTTAATTCCTTTGGGTAGTTTAGGAGAAGGAATCAATAAAATACTGACCTTAGCAATGTTTACTGTTACTTCAGAAAATGGAGTATTATTAATCGATGAAATCGAAACAGGATTACATTATGAAGCACAAATTGATATGTGGCGTTTACTGATACAAACTGCCCAAGAATTAAATGTACAAATCTTTGCTACTACCCATAGTTGGGACTGTATTTCTGCTTTCCAAGAAGCATTACAAGACATAGAAGATAAATCAGTTGGTAAACTGTTTAGACTTGATAATAAATACGGTAAAATCAGGGCTGTAGAATATAAAGCTGATGAGATTTCTATTGCTGTTCGTCAAGGTATTGAGGTACGTTAATGACAAGAAAAAAGACACCCTCTCAACCTGAACCGCAACAACTTTTAGTAGAAGGAGAAAACGATAGACACGTTATTTAGGCATTATGTAAACAATACAATATACCTCAAACTTTTTCTGTAGAACTACCTGATAAAGATCAAACTACAGGAGTAGAAGCCTTATTATCAGGATTACCTGTTAGACTAAAAGAACCTCATTTAAAAACACTAGGAATAGTTGTTGATGCTGATCAAGATTTACAGGCAAGATGGCAAGCAATTAGTGATAAACTAAAATTAGTAGGTTATACAAATATTCCTAAAACTCCATCTCCTGAAGGTTGGATTTATGAACAATCAGAACTACCTAAAATTGGGGTTTGGATCATGCCTAATAATCAACTAACAGGAGAATTAGAAGATTTTGTTTCTTATCTCATTCCTAACGATGATCCATTACATCCTCAAGCTAATAATATCTTAAATGAACTTGAAAAACTCAATATTAATTGTTATCCTATACAAGATAGATCTAAAGCGTTTATTCATACTTGGTTAGCATGGCAAAAACAACCAGGAATGCCAATGGGACAAGCTATAACTGCTAAAGTTTTAAAATATGATAACGCGATCACTAAAAAATTTATTAATTGGTTAAATCAATTATATACTATCTAATTTTGAAACCTTTTATTGGTTTTTAAAAATCGTTTTAACGTCTTATAACAGCTTACTACATTATTAAAGTTATGAAATATTTTATTGTAACGTAGGAGAATTATTTATTTAAAATCTTCGTTCAAATTGAATACTTCCTCGACTATCATTAGAAAAATTACTCGATCCTCTAATAGTTGTACTTTTATTAATGCGGTACTTAATCCCTAATTCCGGGGGACGATCTGTATTTAAAATTTTCTGAATAGACAAGGATAAATTATTAGTTAAATCTACTCCAGCTTCCGCAGCAACCCCAAGAGAAGAAGAGTCAACCAGATCTTTTTCATTAATTAAAGTAGTAGGAAAAATACGAAATTCATTTAATCCTAATGCTTCTCCAATTGCCCCTTGTACTGCCCCTAAGACGGCAGTTCCGGCTAAATTTGCTAATCCTAATGTTGTCTCTCCTTGTCCTAAAGTATTGAGGAAATTTCCCCCTAATAAAGTAATAATTTCTTCTGGGGTTCGTTGAGGTTGACTGGTGAGTTCAATTTTATCTGTTAATTGACTCGCATATCCTTTGACGTATGCTTGAATACGAACCGTTTGTAAACTATCACTATTCGCACTAAAAGGTTCATTAATTTCGGCAGAATTTGGATTAATATTCACCCTATTACGACTGGTTTCTGTGGCCGCAGTGAATAAGCGAACATTCAAATAAGGATCAAGTCCTTTCTCTGAGAAAAATTGGGCTGTATTATCTTTTCCTCCTGCTAATCTTAACTGAGTTGCAAATAAATTAATTAACCCACTATTAAGATTAATAATTCCTTCGGGAAGGGGTTTATTTAAGGTTCCATTAACAGTTAAACTTCCTGTTGCTAAAAAGTTTAAAATTGGGGGACGACTCACTACAATATTTTCCCCTAATGTCAATCTTAAATCAGCAAATTCTGTCTTTGCTAATAATTCTCCTTGATTCTTGTTTTCCTCTTTTTCATCCCCTAAGAAAATCTCTCCCTCAAATAACCCTATATTGCCCCCAATTTTAGGAGTTAATGCACTTCCGGTAATGTTAAGAAACCCTGTTACTCCCCCTCGATATCTTTGAGGAAGATTCAACGCTAAATCATCAAATTGTATCGTTAAAGGATTGGTTTCTGGAATACTTTGTAGTAATGGTAAAGAACCTGTTACTGCAACCTTTCCACCGCTAAATTGCCCCGTTAAACTCTCTACGGTAAGACGATCAAGATTTAAGAAAATTTTGCCCTGAACTTTGGTTAAAGGGGCTTGAGGCATCATCTGAGCA
It includes:
- a CDS encoding nucleotidyltransferase family protein — encoded protein: MMIMERDKVLNILKINYQIIEDYGIKSLAIFGSVVRNEATVNSDVDILVEFTEKVTFDRYMDLKFYLEDCLGTKVDLVTHNMLKSPIRQTVKQEAIYVS
- a CDS encoding DUF433 domain-containing protein: MLPYSLKLPPQLQQEAEKYATDQGITLDNLIIWAIAEKIGSLKQKLDDPNFPDIVYCRNIEGEMIPKLRGTNIQVKTLVIAIQNWRLTPKQVADEYGINEEQVINIMAFYESHRQEIDAVIATDKIIESIYND
- a CDS encoding addiction module protein, with protein sequence MDTKTYDDIFSAALALSPSSKVMLAEHLLKSLDNENQEEIDKAWVEEAEKRIEEIEKGEIQMISKEQVFKELNLKRQS
- a CDS encoding type II toxin-antitoxin system RelE/ParE family toxin, whose product is MIFEFHPKAKQELEEAVSYYDSISQVLGGQFILEIQRTLDRIEKFPQAWPQLSKNTRRCRVVAFPYGIVYQLKEKEIFVIAVMNLHRKPNYWTDRK
- the leuS gene encoding leucine--tRNA ligase, yielding MESQYNAAAIEQKWQEDWVKQGLDKTPENSDKPKFYALSMFPYPSGNLHMGHVRNYVITDVIARLKRLQGYRVLHPMGWDAFGLPAENAAIDRGIPPAEWTYKNIAQMKQQLQTLGLSIDWDREVATCSPDYYKWTQWLFLQFYQAGLAYQKEAAVNWDPIDQTVLANEQVDSEGYSWRSGAKVERKLLRQWFFKITDYAEQLLNDLDKLPGWPDRVKLMQENWIGKSVGAYLEFPIKGSEEKIAVFTTRPDTVYGVTYVVLAPEHPLTPKVTTAKQQKAVDAFIKEVASESEIERTAEDKPKRGILTGGTAINPFNGQEIPILIADYVLYEYGTGAVMGVPAHDTRDFKFANKNKLTIKVVIVPEDSKETNPKLTEAYTEPGIMVNSGKFDGMKSTESKTAIIEYAEKEGYGKARIQYRLRDWLISRQRYWGCPIPVVHCPSCGSIAVPDADLPVKLPENVEFTGRGTSPLAKLEDWINVSCPSCGEPAKRETDTMDTFIDSSWYYLRYTDAVNDQEAFKLEKANDWMGVDQYVGGIEHAILHLLYSRFFTKVLRDRGLVNVDEPFKRLLTQGMVQALTYKNPQTGKYVPLENVVYKDDNYRDRETGEILSFFFEKMSKSKYNGVDPQQVLGKYGADTARMFILFTAPPEKDLEWNDAGVEGQFRFLNRVWRLVVEYGENKHHKVKKNPELTKVEKDLRWAIHTAIKEISEDLEGDYQFNTAVSELMKLSNALNDAKSFDSAVYQEGIETLLILLSPFAPHIAEELWHNLGYKKSIHLASWPQLDPDALVVDEITLVIQIMGKTRGTIQVSASATKDELEKLARESEVGKRYLEDAEVKKVIVVPGKLVNFVVGK
- a CDS encoding helix-turn-helix domain-containing protein produces the protein MSFDYRLLGKKLREARESLLIEPSEVAGILKISKNEYIKLENGEKQATGDQILRLATLYQRDFRYFITGDYPSAESQIQELFRLNSSLSKNDRLAIQEFIRFCEYEYFLEGLISQKVSEELPDYSNIIHHNYYQQQGQEGAYLERKRLQIGNSPITDIFQLIRQQGVHVFKRKLEDQNISGLYIKHPEAGHCILINYIDDLYRQNFSAAHEYCHALFDSSLEQEMTYFKTNNNNHKEREWRANSFAGYFLVPEKAIHKYYRLQNNYGEWLTLIKQMCSDFSVSSKVVIIRLHDIKWIDAELKHRLYNDQRLIIKKTDKFDPEISDDLSIGSKERIMKLIHKGLSWYFIELATEAYRKNDITYQKLLEMLNLPIEEGNELLSDLRVFMEATK
- a CDS encoding DUF2281 domain-containing protein, which codes for MNTDIALWKVLINMPESLKTELLHYAEYLL
- a CDS encoding DUF2281 domain-containing protein, which produces MENDHGYSSWKGQIIMSDDFDEPLEDLQEYM
- a CDS encoding Uma2 family endonuclease translates to MYAELRSWSRQKRLGKAFITPGIIFSETDAVIPDVIWVSNEKLTKFTDNSGHLTVAPELIIEVLSTSEKDIKRDRQTKLKLYSIQGVYEYWIIDRQQQLIEVYRRDQGILIKVMTLYGSDQLTSPLLPDFNCQIVDLF
- a CDS encoding AAA family ATPase, yielding MLRDLTIKNYRCFEDFSVNGLAQVNLIVGNNNNGKTTFLEAIYLLTNQQTSKNIEQAFADIFQSRNEFINVIEEETVNSGIFVKKKSLSINYLTDYLFYNFDRNNQISIYSKEENPKVVNIVSNNGSFYFYLIYNKQENTDIYGEFIGIFNNKTGEVKFRPLALELDENPELSNYLESSLIKRDLPIKNDNKSQSVSLSQLVSTRQKSHEEVAKLWDQISMTLKEKRIIEALNIIHPDIERIGFTVSQGINQIRLKLKDQDQLIPLGSLGEGINKILTLAMFTVTSENGVLLIDEIETGLHYEAQIDMWRLLIQTAQELNVQIFATTHSWDCISAFQEALQDIEDKSVGKLFRLDNKYGKIRAVEYKADEISIAVRQGIEVR